The following DNA comes from Picosynechococcus sp. PCC 7003.
CAAGGATATGTCCACCCCGAATACTTCCGAGATGCCTTGAACTTTGGATATCCCCCCAATCCCTTAAAAAATCGGTTGAAGGCAAAGTCCACTCGCTTTAACGTTGCCTGTAGGGCATGGGAACCCAGTTCTTTAAATTCTGGCCATACTTGCTTGAACCCTGGCAGACTATTTTGCTGCTCAAAGTAATCGACTGCATGGTTGAACTTTTGGTACTGGGTTTTACGGTTAGCGATTGCTGCGTTGTACAAACTGCAATGTAAACGCCGCCAATAGTGCAGCTTTTTTTGCTGTTGGCGACTTGGATAGAGCCTGTAAGTGATTCGGCGTGTTACCATACTCTTATTGTAGTCTATTGTACCCACAATGAACAAGTCAGAAGTACTAAAAATAAGGCTAACATCAGAGGATCTGGCAAGACTCAAGGCGTTCGCGTCCAACAAGGATGTCAGCATGGCTCAAATTATCAGAGAGTACATAAGGCGATTGCCTAAGCCTGATTGATTTGGCTACTTCCGTTTCTCTTCAGTAGCTGCGCTATCCTTCCCTACCCTAAAGAGGGATAGGGACTGCCGCGCCCAAGTTCAAAATCTATACCATGTTTTGCTTTATTACTGATATTTCGTTGATGATGCCACTCAAACGATGAATACATATAGTTTTACACATTTTTATCCATATTAATTTACTGATTAGCTTGGCAAAAGATCAAAAGTTCTCTACCTGGTTACTGAGGTGGTGGGTTTGAATTTAAGGGAGTCACGGTAGACTAAAATCACATCTAAATCTCGAAGTCACCACCATGCAACTCTCGCCCCAGGAAAAAGACAAGCTGCTCATTTTCACTGCTTTTCTCGTGGCCGAACGCCGGAAAAACAAAGGTCTCAAGCTCAACTATCCTGAAGCGGTGGCCTACATTTCAGGCTTAATCCTCGAAGGGGCACGGGAAGGCAAACTTGTCGCCGAACTGATGAGCGAAGGCCAGACTTGGCTGACCCGTGAAGATGTCATGACAGGGGTCGCCGAGATGGTGGATGAAGTACAGGTCGAAGCCACTTTTCCCGACGGGACGAAACTGGTCACGATCCATAATCCCATCCAATAATCAAAAACCAGAGAAACTATTCCCAGAATCTCTGCCTTCCAACAGACGAATAAAACACCATTAAAAACCTTAGAATTGGAGCAGTCTTTTTTTTTGGTGTGACCGGAGTGAGGTGGCTCGGTGAATGTTCTAGATATCCTAAACCGTGGGGGGCCAGCGATGTGGCCCTTGGTACTCTTGTCGATTATGGCCCTGAGTACCATTATTGAGCGGCTGTGGTTTTGGTGGAAAGTAATCCAACAAAGCCAGCGAGTCCAGGACAAAATTTTGGATGCCGCCCATTACCAATGGCAAGCGGTGAGTGAAATTGCTCGCACCTGCCAAAAACATCCCCTGGGGCGTTTTCTCTATGCCCCTTTGAAGCAACAGGCCACTGACCCAGAAATTTTCCATTTAGCCCTCGAAGCGGCAGCCGATGAAGAGTTGGCAAATATGCGTCGGGGC
Coding sequences within:
- the ureA gene encoding urease subunit gamma; the encoded protein is MQLSPQEKDKLLIFTAFLVAERRKNKGLKLNYPEAVAYISGLILEGAREGKLVAELMSEGQTWLTREDVMTGVAEMVDEVQVEATFPDGTKLVTIHNPIQ